From the genome of Azospira restricta, one region includes:
- the def gene encoding peptide deformylase: MALLPILRFPDPRLRKVAAPVTKVDDGIRRLAADMAETMYEAPGIGLAATQVDVHKQVIVIDVSETKDQLLVLINPELLHDEGLQVGEEGCLSVPGIYDKVERAEKVGIRYLDLQGEARTLEADGLLAVCIQHEMDHLRGQVFVDHLSMLKQTRIKAKLAKQARITA, translated from the coding sequence ATGGCACTTCTTCCCATTCTCCGCTTCCCCGATCCGCGTCTGCGGAAAGTCGCCGCGCCGGTCACGAAAGTTGACGACGGCATTCGCCGGCTGGCCGCCGACATGGCCGAAACGATGTACGAGGCGCCCGGGATCGGGCTGGCGGCGACCCAGGTCGATGTGCACAAGCAGGTGATCGTCATTGACGTTTCGGAAACCAAGGACCAGCTGCTGGTGCTGATCAATCCCGAGCTGCTGCACGACGAAGGGCTGCAGGTCGGCGAGGAAGGCTGCCTGTCGGTGCCCGGCATCTACGACAAGGTCGAGCGTGCCGAGAAGGTCGGCATCCGCTATCTCGACCTGCAGGGCGAGGCGCGGACGCTCGAGGCGGATGGCCTGCTCGCGGTGTGCATCCAGCACGAGATGGACCACCTGCGCGGCCAGGTCTTCGTCGACCACCTGTCGATGCTCAAGCAAACCCGGATCAAGGCCAAGCTCGCCAAGCAGGCGCGCATCACCGCCTGA